The Lentzea guizhouensis genome contains a region encoding:
- a CDS encoding DUF1992 domain-containing protein produces the protein MTQRKPHGMDFESWIDRQIREAQERGEFDDLPSAGKPLPGAGQALEEDWWIKKKVREEEGATGLPPSLLLRKEAESAKARALAAPTDEDARAIIEAINARILDALRKPLSGPPLNLMPFNVEELVRERKGSPPTSWLSSR, from the coding sequence GTGACACAGCGGAAACCGCACGGCATGGACTTCGAGTCGTGGATCGACAGGCAGATCCGCGAAGCTCAGGAGCGCGGCGAGTTCGACGACCTGCCGAGCGCCGGCAAACCGTTGCCCGGTGCGGGACAAGCACTCGAAGAGGACTGGTGGATCAAGAAGAAGGTGCGTGAGGAGGAGGGCGCGACCGGCCTGCCGCCATCCCTGTTGCTGCGCAAGGAAGCCGAGAGCGCGAAGGCACGCGCGCTCGCGGCTCCCACCGACGAGGACGCGCGCGCGATCATCGAAGCGATCAACGCGCGCATTCTCGACGCACTGCGCAAACCGTTGTCCGGTCCGCCTTTGAACCTGATGCCGTTCAACGTCGAAGAGCTGGTACGTGAGCGGAAGGGGAGCCCACCTACCAGCTGGCTCAGCTCGCGTTGA
- the pip gene encoding prolyl aminopeptidase — translation MDLLDHGMLDVGDGNQVYWEVVGEPDAKPAVYLHGGPGGGSSAGARKVLHGGKYKTVLFDQRGCGRSTPHASDPAADMSVNTTDHLIADIERLREQLGVEKWLVFGGSWGVTLAVAYAQRHPERVSELILVAVSLSSERELDWLYRGASRFFPEAWARFSAHVDDAPDVVRAYATRMESPDRSVREQAAVEWSRWEDTVLSLESFGKQGQWSGRASDDMLALVRICAHYYANRGFVGDLLADADKLTGIPGEIIHGRRDMSCPPDTAWRLAQAWPDATLTVVDDSGHKGSPAFVEAISAAARRFSP, via the coding sequence ATGGACCTCCTCGACCACGGCATGCTCGACGTCGGCGACGGCAACCAGGTGTACTGGGAGGTCGTGGGCGAGCCGGACGCCAAGCCCGCCGTGTACCTGCACGGCGGGCCCGGCGGCGGAAGCTCGGCCGGCGCGCGCAAGGTGCTGCACGGCGGCAAGTACAAGACAGTGCTCTTCGACCAACGGGGTTGTGGCCGCAGCACGCCGCACGCGAGTGACCCGGCCGCGGACATGAGCGTCAACACCACCGACCACCTGATCGCCGACATCGAGCGGTTGCGTGAGCAGCTCGGCGTCGAGAAGTGGTTGGTGTTCGGCGGTTCCTGGGGCGTGACGCTGGCCGTGGCGTACGCGCAGCGGCACCCCGAGCGGGTCAGCGAGCTGATCCTGGTGGCGGTGAGCCTCAGCTCGGAACGGGAGCTGGACTGGTTGTACCGCGGCGCTTCCCGGTTCTTCCCGGAGGCATGGGCTCGGTTCAGCGCGCACGTCGACGACGCGCCGGACGTCGTGCGGGCGTATGCGACGCGGATGGAGAGCCCGGACCGTTCGGTGCGGGAACAGGCCGCGGTGGAGTGGTCGCGGTGGGAGGACACCGTGCTGTCGCTGGAGAGCTTCGGCAAGCAGGGCCAGTGGAGCGGGCGGGCGTCCGACGACATGCTCGCTCTGGTGCGGATCTGCGCGCACTACTACGCGAACCGCGGTTTCGTCGGCGACCTGCTCGCCGACGCGGACAAGCTCACCGGCATCCCCGGCGAGATCATCCACGGCCGCCGCGACATGAGCTGCCCGCCCGACACGGCCTGGCGGCTGGCGCAGGCGTGGCCGGACGCGACGCTGACCGTCGTGGACGACAGCGGCCACAAGGGCAGCCCCGCCTTCGTCGAGGCGATCAGCGCCGCGGCGAGGAGGTTCTCCCCGTGA
- a CDS encoding MFS transporter, whose protein sequence is MLTLLKENGPLRVLSTARVVSVVGDALSLVTLMLHVQSVLGQALAIAALLLVGDFAPALLSPFTGLVSDRFDRRTVMIVCEVAQCALLAVIAFALPPLPVLLVLVGLRAVLGQVFIPASRAAVPSLVAEEDLGRANTLLGFGTNSADVLGPLLAAALLPFLGTRGVLFVDAASFAVAALLLLRLPRLVVPGEPGESVFAGARAGLGEIWRNRAVRIIFLGFCGVVACTAIDDVAVIQLTKEVFGGSDSAAGVVLAAVGIGLLAGYALLAKGSARLGMVALLVTGFVLSSAGNLFTGLAWGVASAFALQAVRGLGIAGMDVAHSTLLQGLVPADRLGRVFGNFYGGIGVAAAVSYIGGGLLLDAVGPRLTFVLAGAAGVLVAVWTVAASPARGVEWETAS, encoded by the coding sequence GTGCTGACGCTTTTGAAGGAGAACGGCCCGTTGCGCGTGCTCAGCACCGCACGGGTCGTTTCCGTTGTGGGGGACGCGCTCAGCCTGGTCACGCTGATGCTGCACGTGCAGTCGGTGCTGGGGCAGGCGCTGGCGATCGCGGCGCTGCTGCTGGTCGGTGACTTCGCGCCGGCGTTGCTCAGCCCGTTCACCGGCCTGGTGAGCGACCGCTTCGACCGGCGCACGGTCATGATCGTGTGCGAGGTCGCCCAGTGCGCGCTGCTGGCGGTCATCGCGTTCGCGTTGCCGCCGCTGCCGGTCCTGCTGGTGCTGGTCGGCCTGCGCGCGGTGCTCGGGCAGGTGTTCATCCCGGCGTCGCGGGCGGCCGTGCCGAGCCTGGTGGCGGAGGAGGACCTTGGGCGGGCGAACACGCTGCTGGGCTTCGGCACCAACAGCGCGGACGTGCTCGGGCCGTTGCTCGCCGCCGCGCTGCTCCCGTTCCTGGGCACCCGCGGCGTGCTGTTCGTGGACGCCGCCTCGTTCGCCGTGGCGGCCCTGTTGTTGCTGCGGCTGCCGAGGCTCGTGGTGCCGGGCGAGCCGGGGGAGTCGGTGTTCGCCGGCGCGCGGGCCGGTCTGGGCGAGATCTGGCGCAACCGGGCGGTGCGGATCATCTTCCTGGGCTTCTGCGGTGTGGTGGCGTGCACGGCGATCGACGACGTGGCCGTCATCCAGCTCACCAAGGAGGTGTTCGGGGGCTCCGACAGCGCGGCGGGCGTGGTGCTGGCCGCGGTCGGGATCGGCCTGCTCGCCGGGTACGCGTTGCTGGCGAAGGGATCCGCGCGGCTGGGCATGGTCGCGTTGCTGGTGACCGGGTTCGTGCTGAGCAGTGCCGGCAACCTGTTCACCGGGCTGGCATGGGGAGTGGCGTCGGCGTTCGCGCTGCAGGCCGTGCGCGGGCTGGGGATCGCGGGCATGGACGTCGCGCACAGCACGCTGCTGCAGGGGCTGGTGCCCGCTGATCGACTGGGCCGCGTCTTCGGCAACTTCTACGGCGGCATCGGGGTGGCCGCGGCGGTTTCCTACATCGGTGGTGGCCTGCTGCTCGACGCGGTCGGGCCCCGGCTGACCTTCGTCCTGGCCGGTGCGGCGGGCGTGCTCGTGGCGGTCTGGACGGTTGCCGCCTCACCCGCAAGAGGTGTTGAGTGGGAAACAGCCTCTTGA
- a CDS encoding ABC transporter substrate-binding protein — protein MRRTVAAVLLLGLVAGCGGNAPAEQQQGQWSFKDDRGKEVTAEKRPERVVAQVSAAGALKDYGVNVVGTFGPLKRADGSTDPEAGSIDPSQVTDITGPGYGEIDIEKFAALNADLVVAGYYPEVTGLWHLTAEFEEKVAKIAPTVGIGQSKIQLPDGIKRFRDLAKSLGADVDSAKVKADEEAFTKAAERLKAIGAKMTAANQKIQVIGADPKLFYVAVPARNPDLDWYVKELGLPLLTPTTPDAEGGGYFQSLSWENVGTYKEHVIMWDTRQHVLNPEKMKEGHPVFQALPAVQANRFVEWNAVAPLSYTSYAAIMNKLADQLDAALAR, from the coding sequence GTGCGCAGGACAGTCGCCGCGGTTCTGCTGCTCGGCCTAGTGGCCGGGTGTGGTGGAAACGCTCCCGCGGAGCAGCAGCAGGGCCAGTGGTCGTTCAAGGACGACCGGGGCAAGGAGGTCACCGCCGAGAAGCGGCCCGAGCGCGTGGTCGCACAGGTGTCCGCCGCGGGTGCCCTCAAGGACTACGGCGTCAACGTGGTCGGCACGTTCGGACCGCTCAAGCGCGCCGACGGCAGCACCGACCCCGAGGCGGGCAGCATCGACCCGAGCCAGGTCACCGACATCACCGGCCCCGGCTACGGCGAGATCGACATCGAGAAGTTCGCCGCGCTGAACGCCGACCTGGTCGTCGCCGGCTACTACCCCGAGGTCACCGGGCTCTGGCACCTCACCGCCGAGTTCGAGGAGAAGGTCGCCAAGATCGCCCCGACGGTCGGCATCGGCCAGTCGAAGATCCAGCTGCCGGACGGCATCAAGCGCTTCCGCGACCTGGCGAAGTCCCTCGGCGCCGACGTCGACTCGGCCAAGGTGAAGGCCGACGAGGAGGCGTTCACCAAGGCCGCCGAGCGCCTGAAGGCCATCGGCGCGAAGATGACGGCCGCGAACCAGAAGATCCAGGTGATCGGCGCGGACCCGAAGCTGTTCTACGTCGCCGTGCCCGCGCGCAACCCCGACCTCGACTGGTACGTCAAGGAGCTCGGCCTGCCGCTGCTCACGCCGACCACGCCCGACGCGGAGGGCGGCGGCTACTTCCAGTCGCTGTCGTGGGAGAACGTCGGCACGTACAAAGAACACGTGATCATGTGGGACACCCGCCAGCACGTGCTGAACCCGGAGAAGATGAAGGAGGGCCACCCGGTCTTCCAGGCGCTGCCCGCGGTGCAGGCGAACCGGTTCGTGGAGTGGAACGCGGTCGCCCCGCTGAGCTACACCTCCTACGCCGCCATCATGAACAAATTGGCTGACCAGCTGGACGCCGCATTGGCACGATGA
- a CDS encoding C40 family peptidase has translation MPGRRAARTTALAAVVAATVVSMPTAHAQPADDALKAYTELTHHAEKLTQDHLKAQGDLAAANQQLGTATETEKQALAASQQFRGQVDLLTEASFQGARFNDISALLTSTSQQNFLERMQALNMLAAENNEALSRLDDALTTAAKARASAASAAETATRLVSDVTARKTAMDQQVATARAKYQSLSRPQQTTLAAKGDTSPVPVPAGSGAAGVALNFALAQRGEPYVFGANGPNQWDCSSLMQAAYREAGVSIPRVTYDQAKVGRAVTRAAIAPGDLIIYYAGQSHVAMAVDGVRAVHASTEGVPVKIADIDSIGPISVIRRVVG, from the coding sequence GTGCCCGGCCGACGTGCTGCTAGGACAACCGCTCTCGCCGCTGTGGTCGCCGCGACGGTGGTGTCGATGCCCACCGCGCACGCGCAACCCGCCGACGACGCGCTGAAGGCCTACACCGAGCTCACGCACCACGCGGAGAAGCTCACCCAGGACCACCTCAAGGCGCAGGGCGACCTCGCGGCGGCGAACCAGCAGCTCGGCACCGCCACCGAGACCGAGAAGCAGGCGCTGGCCGCGTCCCAGCAGTTCCGCGGGCAGGTGGACCTGCTGACCGAGGCGTCGTTCCAGGGCGCGCGGTTCAACGACATCTCGGCGTTGCTGACGAGCACGTCGCAGCAGAACTTCCTCGAGCGCATGCAGGCGCTCAACATGCTCGCCGCGGAGAACAACGAGGCGCTGTCGCGGCTGGACGACGCGCTGACGACCGCCGCGAAGGCACGGGCCAGCGCCGCCTCGGCGGCCGAGACGGCGACCAGGCTGGTCTCGGACGTGACGGCGCGCAAGACGGCGATGGACCAGCAGGTGGCGACCGCGCGGGCCAAGTACCAGTCGTTGTCGAGGCCGCAGCAGACGACGCTCGCCGCGAAGGGCGACACCTCGCCGGTGCCGGTGCCCGCGGGCTCGGGCGCGGCCGGGGTGGCGTTGAACTTCGCGCTCGCCCAGCGCGGTGAGCCGTACGTGTTCGGCGCGAACGGCCCGAACCAGTGGGACTGCTCCTCGCTGATGCAGGCCGCCTACCGGGAGGCGGGCGTGAGCATCCCGCGGGTGACCTACGACCAGGCGAAGGTGGGCCGCGCGGTCACCCGCGCCGCGATCGCGCCCGGCGACCTCATCATCTACTACGCAGGTCAGTCGCACGTCGCGATGGCCGTGGACGGCGTCCGGGCGGTGCACGCCTCCACCGAGGGCGTGCCGGTCAAGATCGCGGACATCGACTCCATCGGACCCATTTCGGTGATCCGTCGCGTGGTCGGGTGA
- a CDS encoding C40 family peptidase, with the protein MATAAVVAAALPTAPATAQPTAADALKKYNELNEQASRINQDQLKAQDDLKAKQGELDKAKTDLAAAKQAEETLRGQVDLLTEASFGGARFNQLSALLVSNSQQDFLNRMTAINILATDNAEALKKLTDAVEAADTATRTANEATEASKKLLAEIDQKKVALAKQIEEVRAQYNQLNTAARNAISSRGDMSSILVPPGTAGKALEFALAQRGEPYVYGSNGPDSWDCSSLIQKAYAYAGVSIGRTSYAQAAAGRPVSRSEVKAGDILVYYSSQSHVAMAIDGTRAVHASTEGQPVKIADINSIGPVTGIRRIEG; encoded by the coding sequence GTGGCGACCGCGGCTGTCGTCGCCGCTGCTCTCCCCACGGCCCCGGCCACCGCTCAGCCGACGGCCGCCGACGCGCTCAAGAAGTACAACGAGCTCAACGAGCAGGCCTCGCGCATCAACCAGGACCAGCTCAAGGCCCAGGACGACCTGAAGGCCAAGCAGGGCGAGCTGGACAAGGCGAAGACCGACCTCGCCGCCGCGAAGCAGGCGGAGGAGACCCTCCGCGGCCAGGTGGACCTCCTCACCGAGGCCTCGTTCGGTGGCGCGCGCTTCAACCAGCTCTCCGCGCTGCTCGTGAGCAACTCCCAGCAGGACTTCCTCAACCGCATGACGGCCATCAACATCCTGGCCACCGACAACGCGGAAGCCCTGAAGAAGCTCACCGACGCCGTCGAGGCCGCCGACACCGCCACCCGCACGGCCAACGAGGCCACGGAGGCGTCGAAGAAGCTGCTCGCCGAGATCGACCAGAAGAAGGTCGCGCTCGCGAAGCAGATCGAGGAAGTGCGTGCTCAGTACAACCAGCTGAACACCGCTGCCCGCAACGCCATCAGCAGCAGGGGCGACATGTCGAGCATCCTGGTCCCGCCCGGCACCGCCGGGAAGGCCCTGGAGTTCGCACTGGCCCAGCGCGGCGAGCCCTACGTCTACGGCTCCAACGGCCCGGACTCGTGGGACTGCTCCTCGCTGATCCAGAAGGCCTACGCCTACGCGGGCGTGTCCATCGGCCGCACCAGCTACGCCCAGGCCGCCGCCGGCCGCCCGGTCTCGCGCAGCGAGGTCAAGGCGGGCGACATCCTGGTGTACTACTCCAGCCAGTCGCATGTGGCGATGGCGATCGACGGCACGCGCGCGGTGCACGCCTCGACCGAGGGGCAGCCGGTGAAGATCGCCGACATCAACTCGATCGGTCCGGTCACCGGCATCCGCCGCATCGAGGGCTGA
- a CDS encoding iron-sulfur cluster biosynthesis protein, protein MAAEVINELTSQSTTNDDVGLRFALATEDNSQAALELSLAEAVDGDQVVTADAGAKVIMEPAAAEFLEDKVLDVRQDDEGNPAFAIARQAPQDGVVAAE, encoded by the coding sequence GTGGCTGCGGAAGTCATCAACGAGCTGACTTCACAGTCCACCACCAACGACGACGTCGGTCTGAGGTTCGCGCTCGCCACCGAGGACAACAGTCAGGCCGCGCTGGAGCTCTCGCTCGCCGAGGCGGTCGACGGCGACCAGGTGGTCACCGCGGACGCGGGGGCCAAGGTCATCATGGAGCCCGCCGCGGCGGAGTTCCTGGAGGACAAGGTGCTCGACGTGCGGCAGGACGACGAGGGCAACCCGGCCTTCGCGATCGCCCGCCAGGCGCCGCAGGACGGTGTGGTGGCAGCGGAGTAA